The sequence below is a genomic window from Bosea sp. F3-2.
CTTTGAGGGCGCCGTTCAGGCGCCGTTTAACTGCCGGAGAGCTGCTCGCGTTTCAGCAGCAGCGAAGCGGCGATCACGACGATAGCCACGGCCCCGATCATGATCGTGCAGGCGGCGTTGATCTCGGGCGAGACCCCGAGCTTGACCGCGGAATAGAGCCGCATCGGCAGCGTGGTCGCGCCGGGGCCCGTCGTAAAGCTCGCGATGACGAGATCGTCGAGCGACAGCGTGAAGGCGAGCATCCAGGCCGCCGCCACCGCCGGCCAGATCAGCGGCAAGGTCACGGTCCAGAAGGTGACGAAGGGCGTGGCGCCGAGATCCTGCGCCGCTTCCTCCAGCGAGCGGTCGAAGCCGGCGAGCCGTGATTGAACGACGATGCAGGCGAAGCCGAGGCTGAAGGTCGCGTGGGCGATCGTCACGGTCCAGAAGCCCCGCTCGACATCGGCCGACACGAAGAGCAACAGCAGCGACAGGCCCGTCACCACCTCGGGCATGACGAGCGGGGCCAGCACCATGCCGGAGAACAGTGTGCGCCCGCGGAAGCGGCCGTGGCGGGCGAGCGCCAGCGCGGCAAGCGTGCCGAGGATCATCGCCAGCGTCGCCGAGACAAAGCCGAGCCGGATCGAGAGCCAGGCTGCATCGAGCAGCGGCTCGTTCGCCAGCAGTGCGCCGTACCAATGCGTCGAGAAGCCGCCCCAGACCGTCACCAGCCGTGAGGCGTTAAAGGAATAGGCGACGAGCGTCAGGATCGGCAAATAGAGGAAGGCGAAGCCGACGATCAGCGCCAGGATCAATCCGGGGCCGAGCCTGCTCACGTCGCCATCTCCCGCCGCAGGCGCGCTCGCTGGAACAGGACGAGCGGCAGCACCAGCACGACGAGCAGCACCACCGCCACGGCCGAGGCCAGGGGCCAGTCACGGTTCGAGAAGAACTCGCTCCAGAGCACCTTGCCTATCATCACCGTGTCGGGGCCGCCGAGCAGGTCCGGAATGACGAATTCGCCCACCGCCGGAATGAAGACCAGCGCGGAGCCTGCGAGGACGCCGGGTAGCGAAAGCGGCAGCGTCACCGTGAAGAAGGCCGTGAGCGGCGTGGCGCCGAGATCGGCCGCAGCCTCCAACAGGCCGCGATCGAGCTTTTCCAGCGTCGCGAAGAGCGGCAGCACCATGAAGGGCAGGTAGGAATAGACCATGCCGAGGAGCACGGCTGTCTCGGTGTTAAGCAGACGCAGCGGCTCGGCCTCGAAGCCGAAGAAGGCGAGCGCAGCGTCGAGCAGCCCCTCCGGCCGCAGGATGCCGATCCAGGCGTAGACGCGGATCAGGAACGAGGTCCAGAACGGCAGGATGACGAAGACCAGCAGGATGCCGCGCCAGCGCGCCGGCACTGATGCCATGGCATAGGCGAGCGGATAGCCGATGGCGAG
It includes:
- a CDS encoding ABC transporter permease subunit; this encodes MSRLGPGLILALIVGFAFLYLPILTLVAYSFNASRLVTVWGGFSTHWYGALLANEPLLDAAWLSIRLGFVSATLAMILGTLAALALARHGRFRGRTLFSGMVLAPLVMPEVVTGLSLLLLFVSADVERGFWTVTIAHATFSLGFACIVVQSRLAGFDRSLEEAAQDLGATPFVTFWTVTLPLIWPAVAAAWMLAFTLSLDDLVIASFTTGPGATTLPMRLYSAVKLGVSPEINAACTIMIGAVAIVVIAASLLLKREQLSGS
- a CDS encoding ABC transporter permease subunit; this translates as MSAVASLQRLGRLVVAVPYLWLALFFLAPFAIVLRMAFSQAATALPPYAPHWEGLAQLGEFLSQLDVENFKLLGDDPLYWQSYLYSLRIAALTTVFALAIGYPLAYAMASVPARWRGILLVFVILPFWTSFLIRVYAWIGILRPEGLLDAALAFFGFEAEPLRLLNTETAVLLGMVYSYLPFMVLPLFATLEKLDRGLLEAAADLGATPLTAFFTVTLPLSLPGVLAGSALVFIPAVGEFVIPDLLGGPDTVMIGKVLWSEFFSNRDWPLASAVAVVLLVVLVLPLVLFQRARLRREMAT